One genomic region from Sulfurihydrogenibium sp. encodes:
- the rdgB gene encoding RdgB/HAM1 family non-canonical purine NTP pyrophosphatase: MKILLATTNEGKVRELRQLLKDLDIEVLSLKDMDKKLEVEEDKETFLENAIKKATSYAKFYKLPVIAEDSGLEVDALNGLPGIYSARFFDIEFGKEVLKEIPENLSKDEKNNLKLLRLLENQTNRKARYKTTLVFYNFDYGILTEGVCEGQIAYRSEGNQGFGYDPIFIPEGYNKTMAQLTPEEKNKISHRGKAVSKLVEILKKVL, from the coding sequence TTGAAAATCCTACTGGCAACAACAAATGAAGGTAAAGTAAGAGAATTAAGACAGCTTTTAAAAGATTTAGATATAGAAGTTTTATCTTTAAAAGATATGGATAAAAAACTCGAAGTAGAAGAAGACAAGGAAACCTTTCTTGAAAATGCAATCAAAAAAGCAACATCTTACGCAAAATTTTATAAATTACCGGTTATTGCAGAAGATTCAGGACTTGAAGTGGATGCTTTAAACGGACTGCCCGGTATATATTCAGCAAGATTTTTTGATATTGAGTTTGGAAAAGAGGTTTTAAAAGAAATTCCAGAAAATCTATCTAAAGATGAGAAGAATAACTTAAAACTTTTAAGACTTCTTGAAAATCAAACAAATAGAAAAGCAAGATATAAAACAACCCTTGTCTTTTATAATTTTGATTATGGTATTTTGACAGAAGGAGTTTGCGAAGGACAAATTGCCTATAGGTCTGAAGGAAATCAAGGGTTTGGATACGACCCTATCTTTATACCGGAAGGTTATAACAAAACAATGGCACAACTTACACCGGAAGAAAAAAACAAAATAAGCCATAGAGGAAAAGCAGTAAGTAAGCTCGTAGAAATTTTGAAAAAGGTTTTATAA